The following nucleotide sequence is from Longimicrobium sp..
GGACGCCCCGCGCGAGTACCTGCTGCGCGCCGGGCCGTACTACCTGGCCGGCGTGCGGCCGGACGTGGCCCCCGCGCGCCCCGCGGCGGCGGACACGCGATGGGTGTTCCTGCTGGACACGTCGGCCTCCGCCGCGGAGGGGATGGATCACCGGCTGGCCTCGCTGAGGACGGTGCTCGCGGCGCTCCCCGGCGGACAGGTGGAGCTGGTGGCGTTCGACCAGCAGGTGGCGCCGCTGGGCACCTTCCGCACCCCGGCCGAGGCCGCGCGCCGCGTGGAAGCGCTCGTCCGCGCGCGCGGACTGCTGGGCGGCACCGACCTCAACGCCGCCCTGGCAGAGATCCAGGCCCGCGCCGCGCGGCAGCCGGCCGCACGCTTCGTCCTGGTGAGCGACGGCGCGGCGACGATGGGGCAGACGGCGCCCGCGGAGATGTTCCGGCCGCTGGACCGCATGGCCGCGGGCACGCGGCTGAGCGCGCTCGTGCTGGGCTCGCGCGAAGATGCGCAGGCGTTGCGGCAGATCGTGCAGGGGCGCGGGCGCATCGTGCGCGTGCCGTTCACCGAGCGGATGGACGACCGCGCCCGCGAGGCCGCGGCACGCCTGGCGCAGCCGCCCGGACGCACGGCAGCCGTGCGCGACGAGGCGGCGGAAACCTTTCACGCCATCGGCGCGGAAGACGTGCAGCCCGGCGGCGAGGTGCTGGTGCTGGGCCGGCTGCGCGAGGGCCAGCAGATGCGGCTGGCGGTGGATGGCGTGCGCGTAGGCACCGGCGTTCCGCTGGAGGAGGAGCGCTTCGAGCCGCTCCTGGTGCGCGAGTTCCATCGCGCGCACCTGGAAAAGCTGCAGGACGAGGAGCGCTACGCGGATGGAGACGCGGCCCGCCGCCGCCTGGCCGAGGAGCAGGTGAAGCTCAGCATCGAGCACCGGGTGATGGTGCCGCGCACGACGATGCTGGTGCTGGAGACGGAAGCCGATTACGTGCGCTTCGGGATCGATCGCACAGCGCTCGCGCAGATCCTGGTCGTCGGCCCGCGCGGAATCGAGCGGCTGGACCGGCGCCGCGCCCCGCGCCTGGCCCTGGCCGACAGCACGGCGGAACGGGATGACGCCGACGCCACCATTCCAGGTGACGACGCAGAAGCAGCGGAGCCAGCACCAGCCGCCGAAGAGGGGCGGAACGTAGCCGAGCGTAGCCGCGCGCCCGCCGGTGCCCCGGCACCCGCGGCCCCGCCGCCGCCCCCTCCGGCGATGACGCCGCCCCCGCCGCCGCCGATGGCGCCGCCCCCGCCGCCGCCGCCGCCGCCGATGGCGCCGCCCCCGCCTGCGGTGGCACCGCCTCCACCGCCGGCCATCGAGTCGTCGCCGCTGCGCCTGGACGCGGTGGTGGTCACGGGCGCCGACGTGCCCGAACCGCGTATGCCGGAATGGGTGGGCGCCCGCCGCTTCCGCGAGGGCGAAGTAGACAGCCTGCGGGCCGCGCTACGAGCCAATCCCCGCGACCGCACGCTCTACAACCAGTTCAGCGAGGGCCTGGCCGAGGAGGAGCGGTGGCGCGAGCTGCGCGAGGTGGCGTTCCGCTGGCAGCCGATGGACCCGGACAACCCGCAGGTGTACGAGGCCCTCGCGCTGGCCAGCCAACACCTGGGCCGAACGGCCGAGGCACGGCGCGCGACGGGATCGCTCGTGGAAGTGGCGCCCGGCAAGCCCGAGATGCTGCAGCGCGCGGCGATGCTGCTCTGGCGGGCCGGCGCGCGGACGGCGTGGGAGGCACCCGCGCGGCGCGCCGTGGAGCTGCGTCCGGACCTGCCCAACACGCACCGCACGCTCGCGCTGCTGCTGTGGCAGGCGGGGCGGATGGAAGAAGCGGCGGGCGTGCTGGAAGCGGCGCTGCAACGGCCGGTGGACCGGTGGTACGGCAACGCC
It contains:
- a CDS encoding VIT domain-containing protein; the encoded protein is MRPRVHRVLLFLLSCLAAAPLAAQRTPAPIALSDPDGQELVIEELNVRAAVQGVFSLTEMEIVFRNPHGRRMEGRFSAVLPEGATVSRFAKEVNGRLMEGEVVERLRANRVYAEILHQMRDPALLEQDQGNRFSARIFPIEANATVRVVLGYTRLLPLEGGVRSYRVPLRGLPRIGMMRVTAHVQPLPHEAQVSATLAGPPGSRMVDGRTLAWEDESFTPTEDLEIRWSPRPDAPREYLLRAGPYYLAGVRPDVAPARPAAADTRWVFLLDTSASAAEGMDHRLASLRTVLAALPGGQVELVAFDQQVAPLGTFRTPAEAARRVEALVRARGLLGGTDLNAALAEIQARAARQPAARFVLVSDGAATMGQTAPAEMFRPLDRMAAGTRLSALVLGSREDAQALRQIVQGRGRIVRVPFTERMDDRAREAAARLAQPPGRTAAVRDEAAETFHAIGAEDVQPGGEVLVLGRLREGQQMRLAVDGVRVGTGVPLEEERFEPLLVREFHRAHLEKLQDEERYADGDAARRRLAEEQVKLSIEHRVMVPRTTMLVLETEADYVRFGIDRTALAQILVVGPRGIERLDRRRAPRLALADSTAERDDADATIPGDDAEAAEPAPAAEEGRNVAERSRAPAGAPAPAAPPPPPPAMTPPPPPPMAPPPPPPPPPMAPPPPAVAPPPPPAIESSPLRLDAVVVTGADVPEPRMPEWVGARRFREGEVDSLRAALRANPRDRTLYNQFSEGLAEEERWRELREVAFRWQPMDPDNPQVYEALALASQHLGRTAEARRATGSLVEVAPGKPEMLQRAAMLLWRAGARTAWEAPARRAVELRPDLPNTHRTLALLLWQAGRMEEAAGVLEAALQRPVDRWYGNAAAVVRDELGYIYRDWMRAAPGRAAEIRQRARERQVKLDQADRLRITMTWDTDGNDVDLHVVDPRGNPRVLRAAGGTQRHPPAGGHHPGLRPGGGEDTARDPRRVPRGRQLLQRRPHGRQPRDDRGDGARRRPHAGAHRALPPAPGPRGGAAGAHAEPGSRRSIASALKPRASSVGTDEKSPGSACFRGFPHSCDGASVRRGGLQLGRGGTGKAVVGVAVHGADGLAVALHRSLVAHVVLVYAKVGALKLGDARQVVGREVGQVAGGSEL